Proteins from a genomic interval of Cardiobacteriaceae bacterium TAE3-ERU3:
- a CDS encoding alpha/beta fold hydrolase, which translates to MNEPRNTFKPLWWLLGAHSETVYAKLRQPPLPDYRRELHLDSSGQTQVAYDFIDAGDTHAPLVVLFTGLEGSSSSHYARALMEAVQKRGWHGVVAHYRGCGGVENTAPLTYHAGDSHEVAFVLAELAKQYHTIYAVGVSLGGNMLARYLGEQKNAVLPCAAAVLSAPLDLAVSAESINSSLIASALYNPYFMRPMCQKARAVATRFPELGLDRELHCKTLPEFDAAVTVPLYGFNDVADYYARCSALSVLPQITVPTLILNAKNDPFLAASALPDQAQVSDAVALCQPDHGGHIGFVSGRGLGHIDWVPETVLTFFNKIQRNMDE; encoded by the coding sequence ATGAATGAACCACGAAATACTTTTAAGCCACTATGGTGGTTACTTGGTGCGCACAGTGAAACGGTTTATGCCAAGTTGCGCCAGCCGCCATTACCCGACTACCGCCGAGAATTACATCTTGACAGCAGTGGGCAGACGCAAGTTGCTTACGATTTTATAGATGCTGGTGATACGCATGCACCGCTAGTTGTGCTCTTTACCGGCCTTGAAGGGTCGAGCAGTAGCCATTATGCGCGCGCATTGATGGAGGCGGTACAAAAGCGCGGTTGGCATGGCGTTGTTGCGCATTATCGCGGCTGTGGTGGGGTAGAAAATACTGCTCCGTTGACCTATCACGCTGGAGACAGTCATGAAGTGGCATTTGTGCTGGCTGAGTTGGCTAAGCAATATCATACGATTTATGCCGTTGGTGTCTCGCTCGGTGGCAATATGCTTGCGCGTTATCTTGGTGAGCAGAAAAATGCGGTACTGCCATGCGCTGCTGCTGTGCTGTCGGCTCCGCTTGATCTGGCGGTCAGTGCTGAGTCGATCAATAGCAGCTTGATTGCTTCAGCATTGTACAATCCTTATTTTATGCGTCCGATGTGTCAAAAAGCACGGGCGGTAGCAACGCGTTTCCCTGAGTTAGGGCTAGATCGTGAGCTGCACTGCAAAACCCTGCCAGAGTTTGATGCGGCTGTGACGGTTCCATTGTATGGCTTTAATGATGTCGCTGACTATTATGCGCGCTGTTCGGCATTATCGGTATTGCCGCAAATTACTGTGCCAACGCTGATTCTTAATGCTAAAAATGATCCGTTTTTAGCCGCTTCGGCACTACCTGACCAAGCGCAAGTTAGTGATGCTGTGGCTTTGTGTCAGCCTGATCATGGTGGTCATATTGGCTTTGTCAGTGGTCGTGGTTTAGGGCATATTGATTGGGTACCAGAAACGGTACTGACCTTTTTTAATAAAATACAAAGGAACATGGATGAGTGA
- a CDS encoding 3-deoxy-7-phosphoheptulonate synthase, producing the protein MSLPIQSELHNLNIESQTRLLSPRALARRYPVTATAKMTILHARQTIRNILDRKDPRKIVVVGPCSIHDTKAALDYARRLQVLAHDIADEFFVVMRVYFEKPRTTVGWKGLINDPDLDDTFDIEKGLHIARELMIHISEMGLPIGTEALDPISPQYIGDLVSWTAIGARTAESQTHREMSSGLSTPVGFKNSTDGSLEVAINAIESASREHSFLGIDSDGYTAITRSRGNPYGHIVLRGGNSGPNYDSVNIAICEEILRSKNMPANLIVDCSHANSSKDPQRQPLVFQNCIHQITEGNQSIVGMMLESNINSGNQKLEKDLSTLKYGVSITDGCIDFTTTDTLLREAREQIKRYRSKS; encoded by the coding sequence ATGTCTTTACCCATTCAAAGCGAATTACACAATCTCAACATTGAGTCGCAAACACGTCTGCTCAGCCCAAGAGCATTAGCCAGACGCTACCCGGTAACCGCTACCGCAAAAATGACCATCTTGCACGCACGCCAGACCATACGCAACATCCTAGACCGCAAAGATCCACGTAAAATTGTGGTTGTCGGCCCATGCTCCATTCACGACACCAAAGCAGCGCTCGACTATGCGCGTCGGCTTCAAGTACTTGCCCATGACATTGCCGATGAGTTTTTTGTCGTCATGCGAGTCTATTTTGAAAAGCCGCGCACTACCGTAGGCTGGAAAGGGCTCATCAACGACCCTGACCTCGACGATACATTTGATATCGAAAAAGGACTACACATTGCCCGCGAATTAATGATCCACATCAGTGAGATGGGGCTTCCGATTGGCACAGAAGCACTCGACCCAATCTCACCACAATACATTGGCGATTTAGTTAGCTGGACGGCAATCGGTGCGCGCACCGCGGAGTCCCAAACCCACCGTGAAATGTCCAGCGGCTTATCAACGCCTGTTGGCTTCAAAAACAGTACTGATGGCTCACTGGAAGTCGCCATTAATGCCATTGAGTCAGCTTCACGTGAACACAGCTTCCTTGGCATTGATTCAGACGGCTATACCGCTATCACTCGTAGCCGAGGTAACCCTTATGGCCATATCGTCCTGCGTGGCGGCAACAGCGGACCAAACTACGACAGCGTCAATATCGCCATTTGTGAAGAGATCCTGCGCAGTAAAAACATGCCAGCCAATTTGATTGTCGACTGTTCACACGCCAATTCCAGCAAAGATCCACAGCGTCAACCGTTGGTATTCCAGAACTGTATCCATCAAATCACTGAAGGGAACCAGTCAATTGTCGGCATGATGCTCGAGAGCAATATCAACAGTGGTAATCAGAAGCTTGAAAAAGACCTCAGTACCCTCAAATACGGCGTCTCAATCACTGACGGCTGTATCGACTTCACTACTACCGACACGTTACTGCGTGAAGCACGAGAACAAATTAAGCGCTACCGGAGCAAATCATGA
- the rsmD gene encoding 16S rRNA (guanine(966)-N(2))-methyltransferase RsmD, whose translation MSKQRNPQHLTGVRIIAGKHRGRKIDVLDRPGLRPTPDRVRETVFNWLQFELPDAHVLDAFAGSGAMGLECLSRGAASVHFIEQDSETAEHISETLQQWGERHARVQIADALRQSQPHSAYDVIFIDPPFAENLHQQAIDHFCQPTWLKPHGLLYIETPHKLDTLKLPEGYQWQKNRQAGRLHFGLIGRSIDE comes from the coding sequence ATGAGCAAGCAACGCAATCCGCAACATCTCACTGGTGTACGTATTATCGCGGGCAAACACCGCGGCAGAAAAATAGATGTGCTTGACCGCCCTGGTCTACGCCCCACCCCAGACCGAGTTCGTGAAACTGTTTTTAACTGGCTGCAATTTGAACTACCAGACGCTCATGTATTAGATGCTTTTGCCGGTAGTGGTGCCATGGGCTTAGAGTGCCTGTCACGAGGTGCGGCCAGTGTCCACTTTATCGAACAAGACAGTGAAACCGCTGAACACATCAGCGAAACCCTGCAACAATGGGGCGAGCGCCATGCTCGTGTGCAGATAGCAGACGCACTACGCCAAAGCCAGCCTCATAGCGCCTATGATGTTATTTTTATTGACCCACCGTTTGCCGAGAACCTGCACCAGCAAGCTATTGACCACTTTTGCCAACCCACATGGCTCAAACCACATGGATTGCTTTATATAGAAACTCCCCACAAACTCGATACACTCAAACTACCGGAAGGCTACCAGTGGCAAAAGAACCGCCAAGCTGGTCGGCTGCATTTTGGGCTAATCGGTCGTAGCATTGATGAATGA
- the coaD gene encoding pantetheine-phosphate adenylyltransferase — translation MNERSAIYPGTFDPITVGHQDIITRASRLCDRLYVCIAVGHHKKTRFNLETRSEMVTAVIKTLDLACPVEVVPFSGLLIQTCQKYHAHTIIRGLRNNADYEYERQLALMNRHLAPSIETVFLNTSEHLSYISSTMIREIAQLGGELDGLVHPIVKQKLIARH, via the coding sequence ATGAATGAGCGTAGCGCAATATACCCAGGCACTTTTGACCCGATAACCGTTGGTCACCAAGATATTATCACTCGTGCCAGTCGGCTGTGCGACAGGCTTTATGTCTGCATTGCAGTGGGACACCATAAAAAAACTCGCTTCAATCTAGAAACGCGCAGTGAAATGGTCACAGCCGTCATCAAAACACTTGATTTGGCTTGCCCCGTTGAAGTTGTACCATTCTCGGGGCTACTCATCCAAACATGCCAAAAGTACCATGCACATACGATCATTCGCGGTTTACGCAACAACGCAGACTACGAATATGAACGCCAACTTGCGCTCATGAACCGCCATCTAGCCCCCTCCATCGAAACCGTTTTCCTCAATACCAGTGAGCATCTCTCCTATATCTCATCGACCATGATTCGTGAGATTGCCCAACTTGGTGGTGAGCTTGATGGCTTAGTACACCCAATTGTTAAGCAAAAATTAATTGCCAGACATTGA
- the rpsP gene encoding 30S ribosomal protein S16, with the protein MLAIRLARGGSKKRPFYHVVATDSRNARDGRFIERLGFFNPLARGQEEELRLDIDRIDYWVSQGGQVSDRVKSLIKQHKKAQQA; encoded by the coding sequence ATGCTAGCTATTCGTCTTGCCCGTGGCGGCTCTAAAAAACGCCCTTTTTATCATGTTGTTGCAACTGACAGCCGCAATGCGCGTGATGGTCGTTTCATCGAACGTTTGGGCTTCTTCAACCCACTGGCTCGTGGTCAAGAAGAAGAACTTCGCTTAGATATCGACCGCATCGATTACTGGGTTAGCCAAGGCGGCCAAGTCAGCGATCGCGTCAAGAGCTTGATCAAGCAGCACAAAAAAGCTCAACAAGCCTAA
- the rimM gene encoding ribosome maturation factor RimM (Essential for efficient processing of 16S rRNA) translates to MPEQTALIYLGRINGVHGVRGWVKIHSDCRPRETIFSYSTFIAKRGSRSSSELKLTDGRTQGKGLVAKFEGIDDRDSAYALNGLSLYVPRSALPEPDEDEFYWADLIGLTVINQTGETLGEVKELFETGANDVMIVRSPNNKEILIPFAVPEYVLEVDFERNVMTVDWSLDWLENE, encoded by the coding sequence ATGCCTGAGCAAACCGCCCTTATCTACCTCGGGCGGATTAATGGCGTACACGGTGTTCGCGGCTGGGTCAAAATCCATTCGGACTGTCGGCCGCGAGAAACCATCTTCAGTTATTCCACTTTTATTGCCAAGCGTGGCAGCCGTAGTTCGAGCGAACTTAAGCTGACTGACGGCCGTACACAGGGCAAAGGCCTTGTGGCAAAATTTGAAGGCATTGATGATAGGGACAGCGCTTATGCACTCAATGGGCTATCTCTTTATGTCCCGCGCAGCGCACTGCCTGAACCAGATGAAGATGAATTTTACTGGGCTGACCTTATAGGCCTTACCGTCATCAATCAAACTGGCGAAACACTCGGAGAAGTTAAAGAACTTTTCGAAACAGGCGCAAATGATGTGATGATTGTACGTAGCCCAAACAATAAAGAAATATTGATCCCTTTTGCTGTACCTGAATACGTACTCGAAGTTGACTTTGAGCGTAATGTCATGACCGTTGATTGGTCACTTGATTGGCTTGAAAATGAATAG
- the trmD gene encoding tRNA (guanosine(37)-N1)-methyltransferase TrmD, giving the protein MRFDVASIFPDLISHWFTKGVVGRSIDQGKLTLHNWNPRDYSTDKHQRVDDRPFGGGPGMVMQYAPLAATASAIEAADPHPVFNILLSPQGEHFNQSLASTLAAEKPRIALWCGRYEGMDQRFIDQHIDLEISLGDYVLSGGEIGAAIIIDAVARFIPGVLGDINSAYEDSFQNHLFDHPHYTRPEIAGRIPAPEILLSGDHARIAKWRLKQALGRTFLQRPDMIDRLNLNKEQEALLAEFLQEYQIGEP; this is encoded by the coding sequence ATGCGCTTTGATGTAGCTTCAATCTTTCCCGACTTAATCAGCCATTGGTTCACCAAAGGTGTCGTCGGGCGCAGTATCGACCAGGGTAAGTTGACACTGCATAACTGGAATCCTCGTGATTACAGCACTGATAAGCATCAGCGTGTCGATGACAGACCTTTTGGTGGCGGACCAGGAATGGTGATGCAGTACGCACCACTCGCTGCAACTGCAAGCGCCATTGAGGCCGCAGATCCACATCCTGTATTCAATATACTACTCAGTCCACAAGGCGAACACTTCAACCAAAGCCTCGCTTCTACGCTTGCAGCAGAGAAGCCACGCATCGCGCTTTGGTGCGGACGCTACGAAGGAATGGATCAACGATTTATCGATCAACACATTGATTTAGAAATATCTCTTGGTGATTATGTCCTCTCGGGAGGAGAGATTGGTGCAGCAATCATCATTGATGCTGTCGCACGATTTATCCCTGGAGTATTAGGCGATATTAATTCAGCCTATGAAGACTCATTTCAAAATCATTTATTTGACCACCCACACTATACACGCCCTGAAATTGCTGGTAGAATCCCCGCCCCTGAAATTCTGCTCAGTGGCGACCATGCGCGCATAGCAAAATGGCGCCTGAAACAAGCGCTGGGTAGAACCTTTTTACAACGCCCCGACATGATCGACCGGCTTAATCTCAATAAAGAGCAGGAAGCGTTGTTAGCTGAATTTTTGCAAGAATATCAAATCGGAGAGCCGTGA
- the rplS gene encoding 50S ribosomal protein L19 has product MSNIIDTLEQEQFKKDLPEFNPGDTIVVQVKVREGNRERLQAFEGVCIAKRNRGIGSSFTVRKISHGEGVERVFQTHSPLVDSIQVKRRGDVRRAKLYYLRGLEGKAARIKEKLVSKKKSA; this is encoded by the coding sequence ATGAGCAACATTATTGATACATTAGAACAAGAGCAGTTCAAGAAAGACCTGCCCGAATTCAACCCTGGCGACACCATCGTTGTACAGGTAAAAGTCCGTGAAGGAAACCGTGAACGTTTACAGGCTTTTGAAGGCGTTTGCATCGCTAAGCGCAACCGTGGCATTGGTTCATCGTTCACTGTGCGTAAAATCTCACACGGTGAAGGTGTAGAGCGTGTATTCCAAACGCACAGCCCACTGGTTGACTCAATCCAAGTCAAGCGCCGTGGTGACGTTCGTCGCGCCAAACTTTACTACCTGCGCGGTTTGGAAGGCAAGGCTGCACGTATCAAAGAAAAGCTGGTTAGCAAGAAAAAATCGGCTTAA
- a CDS encoding 3'(2'),5'-bisphosphate nucleotidase CysQ, which yields MLDDRDQLLIAQLTALCRKTSAVILSYYGDQERLDIQTKANDTPLTQADLAAHDLLITNLPSIIDLPVISEESDGQSQLRRHSDYWLIDPIDGTREFIEQTDGFCIAIARIVNHRPVLGYIFSPTSNEFWFALNGKGAYKGIYPKTSADKHPIAQAYTFEKLRCRPIHTPITIITARRTLRKRMEAYLERSFGEYQHKTAGSALKFCHIVEGYADIYPKTSAATSEWDIAAGDILLHEAGGGLRLADGSIPRYGYNDTTLNPPFLAYGAELSEDTIKHYCALLRDAITQT from the coding sequence ATGCTGGACGATCGCGATCAGTTATTGATTGCGCAATTAACCGCGCTGTGTCGTAAGACGAGCGCGGTTATTTTGTCTTATTACGGTGATCAGGAGCGCTTGGACATCCAAACCAAAGCGAATGACACACCGCTCACACAAGCAGATCTTGCTGCTCATGACTTACTGATCACTAATTTACCGTCTATCATTGATCTACCGGTTATTAGTGAGGAGTCCGATGGCCAATCTCAACTACGCCGTCACTCTGATTACTGGCTGATTGATCCTATCGATGGCACACGTGAGTTTATCGAGCAAACTGATGGTTTCTGTATTGCCATCGCTAGAATCGTTAACCACCGCCCTGTTCTTGGCTATATTTTTTCACCAACCAGTAATGAGTTTTGGTTTGCGTTAAATGGAAAAGGTGCATACAAAGGCATCTATCCAAAGACCTCAGCCGACAAGCACCCAATAGCGCAAGCTTATACCTTTGAAAAACTACGATGCCGGCCTATCCATACCCCGATTACCATCATCACAGCACGCCGTACATTACGCAAAAGAATGGAAGCATATCTTGAGCGTTCTTTTGGAGAATACCAGCATAAGACTGCAGGGAGTGCACTCAAATTTTGTCACATCGTTGAGGGATATGCAGACATTTATCCCAAAACCTCTGCAGCAACCAGTGAATGGGATATTGCCGCTGGCGATATTTTATTGCACGAAGCAGGAGGTGGACTACGCCTTGCTGATGGTAGTATTCCACGTTATGGCTATAACGACACTACACTTAATCCCCCTTTTCTTGCCTATGGTGCTGAGCTCTCCGAAGATACAATTAAACACTATTGCGCCCTTCTGCGCGATGCCATCACTCAAACCTAA
- a CDS encoding acyl-CoA thioesterase, with amino-acid sequence MHDFKRPSDSEIQLGLLMQPEHANHGGNIFGGYLLSLMDQAAFACASKHAQCYCVTASVNTVNFRTPINVGDFLTLKARVNYTGSTSMVIGMRVEAENLIEGSVRHSNSSYFTMVAKDEDGNPTKIPGLILEQKDDIRRFVRAYERREDQKRRMNRFNDKKFVLDDETIEWCRKQNVKLKI; translated from the coding sequence ATGCACGACTTTAAACGCCCAAGTGACAGCGAAATACAACTCGGTTTATTGATGCAACCAGAGCACGCCAATCATGGTGGCAATATTTTTGGAGGCTACTTACTCTCCCTGATGGATCAGGCTGCTTTTGCCTGTGCGAGTAAGCACGCACAATGCTACTGTGTGACAGCTTCAGTTAATACAGTTAACTTTCGCACTCCAATCAATGTCGGAGACTTCCTTACCCTAAAAGCGCGTGTTAACTACACAGGAAGTACCTCAATGGTCATTGGTATGCGTGTTGAAGCTGAAAACCTGATTGAAGGCAGCGTTCGCCACAGTAACTCTAGTTACTTCACCATGGTCGCAAAGGATGAAGATGGCAACCCAACCAAAATCCCGGGGCTAATTCTCGAGCAAAAAGATGACATACGCCGCTTTGTGCGTGCCTATGAGCGGCGTGAAGATCAAAAGCGCCGCATGAATCGCTTCAATGATAAGAAGTTTGTACTGGACGATGAAACGATAGAATGGTGCCGTAAGCAGAATGTTAAGCTAAAAATTTAA
- a CDS encoding ATP-binding cassette domain-containing protein produces the protein MISVNGLSYHTPRSNKQLIAVGRLQMNAGQFHVFLGPNGAGKSTLLKCLCGDLPDMNGQVSIADKSLSTYSKIELARRRAVLPQTAALPFAMSVRDIVAFGRDVYRQDAANCFDDVVIDQAMSWLDITHLAKKNYQQLSGGEQHRTHIARILTQILAEPDMSLQDKVLFLDEPTNHLDVRHQYSLMALLQQLKSRGLTIVCVLHDIALALNNADTLVLLKDGAMVGHFIPEQLASELALDEAYGIELNAHWSTHYQRYVMMP, from the coding sequence ATGATTTCTGTTAATGGGTTGAGCTACCATACTCCAAGGTCGAATAAGCAGTTGATTGCTGTTGGTCGATTGCAGATGAATGCAGGGCAGTTTCATGTCTTTCTAGGGCCAAATGGTGCGGGAAAGTCGACGTTATTGAAGTGCTTGTGTGGGGACCTCCCCGACATGAATGGTCAAGTTAGTATTGCTGATAAATCTCTATCTACGTATTCAAAAATTGAGTTGGCCAGGCGACGAGCTGTATTGCCGCAGACAGCTGCTTTACCTTTTGCAATGAGTGTGCGTGACATTGTTGCCTTTGGTCGTGACGTCTATCGACAAGATGCGGCTAATTGCTTTGATGATGTAGTCATTGATCAAGCAATGTCGTGGTTGGACATAACCCACCTGGCTAAGAAAAACTATCAGCAACTTTCTGGTGGAGAGCAACACCGGACGCATATTGCCCGCATACTTACACAAATTTTGGCTGAACCGGATATGTCGCTACAGGACAAGGTTTTATTTCTCGATGAGCCAACTAACCATTTGGATGTGCGCCATCAGTACAGCTTGATGGCTTTATTGCAGCAATTGAAGTCTCGTGGGTTGACGATTGTATGCGTCTTACATGATATTGCTTTGGCACTCAATAACGCAGATACGCTTGTCTTGCTAAAAGATGGCGCAATGGTGGGGCATTTTATCCCTGAGCAATTGGCCTCTGAGCTAGCACTTGATGAGGCTTATGGCATTGAACTTAATGCACACTGGTCAACGCATTATCAACGTTATGTGATGATGCCTTAG
- a CDS encoding iron ABC transporter permease, translating into MNNLRSMPVIVLFALSLALVLCFLLSVFYGAVDIPVSVLWSDETVQARSLQHILLYIRLPRTLAAMLVGASLALTGAAMQGLFRNPLVDPGIVGIMSGAALFVSLTIVLLPVGVLATLPFDASYALPISAFVGGWCSTMLLYRLSKQNGQLHIAIMLLMGIALAAFAGAMTGLLTYMADDQQIRSLTFWSMGSLASFDWIKLSILFVVLLFTLPLLYGEARALNAMMLGEHVAGHLGFEMGKSKRRLILLVALLSGVCVAFSGSIAFVGLVVPHMMRSIVGANHRWLLPASALCGALLLMLADLFARIVITPAELPIGIVTAIIGAPFLGWLVWRNVARGNV; encoded by the coding sequence ATGAATAATCTTCGTAGTATGCCAGTAATTGTACTCTTTGCACTATCATTGGCTTTGGTGCTGTGCTTTCTACTAAGCGTCTTTTACGGTGCGGTTGATATCCCTGTATCTGTATTGTGGTCTGACGAGACAGTACAAGCACGTAGTTTACAGCATATTTTGTTGTATATCCGTTTGCCCAGAACCCTCGCAGCAATGTTGGTTGGTGCTTCTTTGGCTTTAACTGGTGCTGCAATGCAAGGGTTATTCCGCAATCCTTTGGTTGATCCGGGTATCGTTGGCATCATGAGTGGTGCAGCTTTATTCGTGTCACTGACGATTGTTTTATTACCTGTGGGCGTACTGGCCACACTACCATTTGATGCCAGTTATGCTTTGCCAATCAGTGCATTTGTTGGCGGCTGGTGTAGCACGATGCTGCTCTATCGCTTATCTAAGCAAAATGGTCAATTACATATTGCAATTATGCTTTTGATGGGAATTGCATTGGCCGCTTTTGCCGGTGCGATGACAGGGTTATTAACCTATATGGCTGATGATCAACAAATTCGGTCTTTGACGTTCTGGAGTATGGGATCATTGGCTTCATTTGATTGGATTAAACTATCGATTTTATTTGTTGTATTACTTTTTACATTACCACTATTGTATGGAGAGGCGAGGGCTTTAAATGCCATGATGCTTGGTGAGCATGTTGCTGGTCATCTTGGTTTTGAAATGGGTAAGAGCAAAAGACGGTTAATTTTGCTGGTTGCGTTACTCTCAGGGGTATGCGTAGCATTTTCCGGAAGTATTGCTTTTGTTGGATTGGTTGTACCACATATGATGCGCAGTATTGTAGGTGCGAACCATCGCTGGCTGTTACCGGCCAGTGCATTGTGTGGGGCATTATTATTGATGTTAGCCGATTTGTTTGCCCGAATCGTGATTACACCTGCGGAGTTGCCAATAGGCATTGTAACTGCCATTATTGGCGCACCATTTTTGGGGTGGCTGGTATGGCGTAATGTCGCACGGGGCAATGTATGA
- a CDS encoding DUF2470 domain-containing protein — MSQSHNKDREALRANNYTTKQAMADVRAKVCASFSGSLATICRNDHPLAGYPVSSVVPFMLDDQFRPVILIANIAEHTGNAIANPKASIFLREPVVGGDVQTQWRICMIGDLLAVPEDEIAAVGEKYFAHYPNARHFDSMHDFHFFRLEVQKYRVIMGFGDIRWVAGYAPFTSCPFTEADKMRMLTHMNDDHVDAMRRYLRAAGIEVQDSDDVVMTDLHQYGFVLRHGKSLHFIPFEDEPQDAMAVRKALVAMAKS, encoded by the coding sequence ATGAGCCAATCCCATAATAAAGACCGCGAGGCATTACGTGCCAATAACTATACGACAAAACAGGCTATGGCTGATGTCCGTGCGAAAGTTTGTGCGAGCTTTTCAGGTAGCTTGGCGACGATTTGTCGTAATGATCATCCTCTCGCAGGTTATCCGGTAAGCTCGGTTGTCCCTTTTATGCTAGATGATCAATTTAGGCCAGTCATACTGATTGCAAATATTGCTGAGCATACTGGCAATGCCATTGCCAATCCTAAAGCATCCATTTTTTTGCGTGAACCAGTAGTCGGCGGGGACGTTCAAACCCAATGGCGTATTTGTATGATTGGAGATTTACTGGCTGTACCGGAAGATGAAATAGCTGCAGTTGGGGAGAAATATTTCGCTCATTATCCAAATGCACGGCACTTTGACAGTATGCACGATTTTCATTTCTTTCGCTTAGAGGTTCAAAAATATCGTGTCATCATGGGATTTGGTGATATTCGCTGGGTTGCTGGCTATGCGCCTTTTACGTCTTGCCCATTTACTGAAGCGGATAAAATGCGCATGTTGACACATATGAATGATGATCATGTTGATGCTATGCGCCGTTATTTAAGAGCAGCGGGTATTGAAGTCCAAGATAGTGATGATGTTGTTATGACTGACTTGCATCAATATGGCTTTGTTTTGCGTCATGGAAAGTCACTGCACTTTATTCCTTTTGAAGATGAGCCACAGGATGCTATGGCTGTACGAAAAGCCTTGGTGGCAATGGCGAAAAGTTGA
- a CDS encoding ABC transporter substrate-binding protein, with translation MKKSVLCLMLTLSLAASAESPQRIVSTSGNASEVVVRLGLAENLVAVDTTSLLPFEVMQNKPKIGYRRHLSAEGILSMAPDLVILAPDAGPPAVVKQLENSGLPLFYIKDEQTLDGINDDIIRLGEVLDRMTQAQELVAQQLDEEKALDVSKAAYPRLPELVVLLDTGSGIFGLGKNSAGEHIANILGGDLSLDFEGMKPMSNEILALNNADAVLVALRNESDDSSIIKPLAEGRYEVLDSHPAMQDGCVFQVNIMKTLGFGPDTAATAQEIAEKITPCIKKEK, from the coding sequence ATGAAAAAATCTGTGTTGTGTTTGATGCTTACTCTGAGTTTAGCCGCATCTGCCGAAAGTCCTCAACGTATCGTTTCTACCAGCGGTAATGCTTCAGAAGTAGTGGTGCGCTTGGGCTTAGCTGAAAATCTGGTTGCAGTCGATACAACCAGTTTATTGCCTTTCGAAGTAATGCAAAATAAACCTAAAATAGGTTATCGCCGTCATCTCTCTGCAGAAGGTATTTTGTCGATGGCACCTGATCTCGTAATTCTTGCTCCTGATGCGGGCCCTCCAGCAGTAGTGAAACAATTGGAAAACTCTGGATTACCTTTGTTTTATATAAAAGATGAGCAGACTTTGGATGGGATCAATGATGACATTATCCGGCTAGGTGAAGTACTTGATCGAATGACGCAGGCACAAGAACTCGTTGCTCAGCAACTTGATGAAGAAAAAGCACTTGATGTCAGTAAAGCTGCGTATCCTCGTTTGCCTGAGTTGGTTGTATTGCTCGATACGGGAAGTGGGATCTTTGGCTTGGGAAAAAACAGTGCGGGTGAGCATATAGCAAATATCTTAGGGGGAGATTTATCTCTTGACTTTGAAGGTATGAAGCCAATGTCTAATGAAATTTTGGCTTTGAATAATGCAGATGCTGTATTGGTTGCATTGCGTAATGAAAGTGATGATTCAAGTATCATCAAGCCGTTGGCTGAAGGGCGCTACGAAGTACTTGATAGCCATCCAGCCATGCAAGATGGTTGTGTCTTTCAGGTCAATATTATGAAAACACTTGGCTTTGGCCCTGATACAGCTGCTACGGCGCAAGAAATTGCGGAAAAAATTACACCTTGTATTAAAAAAGAAAAGTGA